The Cryptococcus depauperatus CBS 7841 chromosome 3, complete sequence nucleotide sequence GGAGAGTGAGTGAGGGAAGGCATCATTTACCTATCAGTTATTCATCATTCTTATTTTCCATCCATAAAACCAAAATATTGCTAAATGGGAGAGAAAGCTCAGAAATCATTATCTGATGCAGACAAGGTGAGTTGTGTGTGCGCTAAGAAATACGAGCTGCACTCATATTCCTCAGATCCGACTGAAGCGCTTGGCACGTCTAGGCCACAGTCAGCCCTCGACTTCTACTCCTTCTGTCTCTACGCCACCACTGGAGACACAGAAGCCTCATGAGCCCATACCAGGCCCTTCAAGGTCTCTTTCGGCGCTCCCCGCTGCCTCGCTTCCACCTCCAGCCAAGAAACCTCCTGTCCACTCCCCTGCACCCCCGCCAAAACGCACCATAGAGTCAGTGGGCCCACGAGTGGTCTCTGCCAAATCATCGCACCTGCTGGCGCAGAAGGACTATGCTACTTGGGAAGATGAAAGTGTGGAGCGTATTTTATCGGTGACATTAAGCGGGGGAAGGGCAAAGGAGACGGAGTTTTCGCTATGCTGGCTCAAAGATCTAGAGCAAGAACTGATAGAAGAAAGTAGGTCGTGAAGTCAATGGCTATCCCGCTAACTCTGTTAGACTATCCCGCTCCTCATCGAGCGTCTATAGATCTAGCTGACCGACTGTTGATTGCCCGACTTTCAATTGATCCCGCTTCAATGGCATTGTCGAAAGATCCAGATGATCTTGCTATACTAGCGGGTTTGCCACAGAAAGAGACTGTGTTTGAGTACCTCTCTGGATGTTGGAAACGGATATACACAACGAGTAAAGACCTTCAGAAGTATGACTTTACAggtgatgaaaagaagaaatgggcagaaacaaaagacaaattgAAAGGTTTAGTGGTGTCCTACTGCGGCATGACTTTAGAAGATCCAAGTATGTTTCCTCAGCCAACGGACAAACCACTTGGGCCAGCAGAACTACTCCCTATTCTGTTGGAAGTCCATCAGCCATCTCCCTCTGACCCGCTTAATTCATCTGTTTCAACCCCTCCAGCCACTTCAAGTCCCATTGAGCCTAATGATCTACTTTTGTTCCTAGAAGATCTTGCTGCTAAGTTTGATAAGGATACTCTTGCCGACGTTATTGCGCCCACTTTGAGCTTGTTTTTTCAAGAGTGGTACAAAATCATCCCTACACCGGATGTTCTTGGGCaagattggaaaagatATCTGGGAGCAATCAGCTCTTTGGTTAAAATCAAGCCTATAGCGGCACTGGTAAGCCGCATGGAAGCGCAATGGTGCAAAGCAGCTTACATTAGTTAGCTTCCAACACTGTCAATATGGATAGCTCCTAATGTTACGACACCGAAACTGGAATGGCAATCTCTTCTCGGCCCTCTCACGCGTCTTAATGTGTTCCCAAGAGAATTTCCTGAAATATGGAAATTGTACTTTTCTAATCCTAcagaaaggaaaaaggaagacATTGATGCAAACAAGGACAGCCTTCGGTACACCCTTGGAAACCTGCATTCTTCCCTATTCAATATCTACAACTCAATCGTTCGTGCTTCGCCCGAGGCCCGAGAAAGCGTacttgactttttttcccttGCTCTTCGTCTCAATCAGAAACGTGCTGGTATGCGTGTTGATCCTCGAACAGTTTCTTCAGACGGATACATGATTAACCTCCAGATGGTGTTGCTCAAGCTGTTTGAACCTGTGATGGACGCAAGATTCACCAAGATTGATAAGGTCGATCCGGCTTATTATAAAATGACCAACAGGATAGATATATCGGAAGAAACCAAAATAAAGGGGACGAAAGAGGAAGCGGACAAGTACTTTGGGAGTGCAATGAATAGTGAGTACTCTTAAACTCCCTTGAACTGACAATCTTACTGATGCGCTCAGTTGACGCCAAACCCAACTTCATCTCAGATATCTTCTTTCTATCGAATGGCTTCATTCATCTTGGCGTTGTTAAGACTATCTCTACACGTATCAGAGCAGAGAAAAATATTgctgagattgagaaagagcTGAAAAGGACCGAGGCATCTAGTGCTGAACGGGCTGGCAATCCTGtccttcaagctcaagacgAGGCGATGACCAAAAAACTCAAGTCAGATATGACGGTATTACATGCCTCCATCCATGCTTATGATACTCAACTTCTTGATCGTAACATGATTCGTATTACcgtttcttttctcagcTTCCTAATGACTTGGCTTATTAAACTTGTGGATCCAACAAAACAGTACCCGTCTCGCCCAATTTCGCTGCCGCTTCCTCAAGAAGCACCAATGGAGTTTAGGATGCTACCAGAGtacttttttgaaaatttAACAGAGTACTTTGAGTTCCTCGCAAAGTGAGTTCCATGTAACCAGCTGAATATTTGGCATTGTTAAAACGATTGTCAGATATGACCCTGATGCTTTGGATGacattgacaaagatgttTTCATAACATTTGCCATTATCTTCCTTGCTCCCGATTATGTCAACAACCCTTTCCTTAAAGCCAAGCTCGTCACCGCATGTATTTGTTTatccaatctcttcaatgCTAATGTAATATAGATATTATCTTATGGTTTATACCCGGTCAACTATTGGCGTTACGGACCTCTCTATGATCGTCTCAGTATTCTTTCTATTGCTACAAACAATCTTATGCCAAGTCTGATCCGATTCTTCATTGAAGTTGAGGTTACTGGCGGTCACACTCAATTTTGGGACAAGTTTAATTTCAGGTATGAACAACTTTTGCTAGACCAAGGACAAAGTACTTACAAGAACGCAGACGAGACATTGGCCACATCTTCAAATCTATGTGGACTAATCCTCTTCATCGAAAAGCATTCATCAAATCTCGGCATGATGATTTCGATCAATTTATTCGTTTCGTCAACATGCTCATGTCAGATACCACCTTTCATCTTGAGGAATCACTTACCAATTTAGCCAAAATCACCTCTGTTGAGTCTCAGAAATCTAATTCTGCATTGTGGAAGGCTACACCTCAGGCAGAGAGGGAAGACCTAGAATCACAACTTAACCAAGCTCAAAGCTCCGCCCCTTGGCATACCCAAATGGGTTTGTCAAACGTCAAATTGATTCGAGATTTCACAGCTACAACCTCTGAACCCTTTGTTGCTGCTGAAATTGTTGATCGCCTGGCGGCTTCCCTTGATGAAAGCCTCGTGACCCTCATAGGCCCCAGAATGTCTGACCTTAAAGTTTCCAACCCTGATAAATACTACTTCAAACCCAAGGAACTCTTGGCCGCCATTGCGCAAATTTATCTGAACCTTTCCAATGAATCGGAATTTATACGCGCGGTAGCAAACGATGGACGTAGTTATTCTAAAGAATTATTTGAGAAATTTGCCAGGACGCTTAAAAATCGGGCAATCATGACAGAAGGAGAAGTTGCGGAGTTAGTGAGCTTCACACAAAAGGTCGAAGACATGAAGGCAACCATAGACATTGAAGACGAAAGAGAGATTCCTGACGAGTTTTTGGATCCTTTATTGTCAACTCGTAAGTGGCTAAGAATagcaagaggaaagacTAAACACTTTGGTAGTTATGAAGGATCCTGTCATCTTGCCTGTGTCTCGAGTTGTTATTGACCGAGGCACAATTCGTACCGTCTTGCTTTCAAAAGAAGTTGATCCGTTCAATAATGTTCCGTGAGCGCCATCGTTCTTAATTAATAACGCATCGCATGCTGAATGACATCCAGGCTaaagtttgaagaatgtATTCCAGACACAGAGCTTAAATCCAAGATTGATGCATGGTTGGCAGAAGGCAAGATGAAACAAGCGGATAGCGTCATGGACGTTGATAAATTGTAAATTGGTATCTAGACCTGATGCAAAGAATCATACATCGTGTGTCAAATCTGAGAAACTCAAAATTACGTGTATTGTACTTGATACGAAGATAGTAACCCCTTCAATGTAGTGGCGTGTATTATGTATCGCTTTTTACGCCAAAGATTAGACATATCTCTCTCTGATACACCATGAAAACACAACGCCCTGGTTCGTTGCCATGACTGACCGCCAAAGCTAAGAGCATCCGATACATATGCGTTAGCAAGCCAACATAATCGTCTTAAATGCTACTAACAGAGTTAGCTGAGACTATTTGGACACGAATGAAGGAGCTCTTTCAGAACGTTTGAGCTTTGTGATATAGACTGAGCTCAGTGACCATAGTGACTAAACGTTGTCACGCAGAGTTATCCAAGTAAAGCAGATGGCGACGCGCTCAACAAACGAGTCAGGGATATTCAAGGTAGCTCCAAGTTAATAATGGAGGAatttgttgaaagaagataAAATCTCTAAAGATTTCAAGTTAACAAATCGCTGTCTATCTATTGAATAATAGAAATACTATTCTGAATGAGGTTAATGTCACGTGATTAGATTTCCAACGGCAATCTTGTCCGATCCGTTGCTGATAAAACTTGGAGATCAAATGTAACCTTGCTGTTCTTTTTATCATTCTGTATCCATCCACTATGATTAAAATTGCCCTTTCAGCTGCTAATACATCCACAGCACCTCTATTGTTGGCTAGTACTTCACTCGTGAGATCGTTCGCAACCATTAACCCGAGTTCAGCGACGGTTGAACCACCCAAACCAAAGAAACGACACGAAAAACTGGAGGATGGATTGACATTTGATGATTTCCTAACTGGAGATGTTCCTTCGGAACAGGAGCGTGTTGTCCTTGGTAACACTAAACAGTATGTTTGATCAAATATGGCCAAGAAAGCACTGACATGAGCGCAAGACCAcgccttccatctttcctcaaGCACCCAATTCCTACTGGCGCTTCATATAACGGCATCAAAAAGGATTTGAGAGGGCTTGGACTGCATACAGTTTGTGAAGAGGCAAAGTGTCCCAATATTGGAGAATGCTGGGGAGGAGGTAAAGGCAATGCGACGGCAACCATCATGGTATGTCCAAGTACATTCCCAAATAGGCTTTGCTGACTTGAGTGTAGTTAATGGGCGACCAGTGCACTCGCGGTTGTCGGTTTTGCTCTGTTAAAACGTCTAAGGCTCCACCGCCGCTGGACGTACACGAACCTGAAAACACTGCAGAGGCTATCAGTCGGTGGGGTCTAGGATATATCGTGCTGACAAGTGTGGATAGAGATGGTAGGTTTCATAACATTTGTCTAGCCTTATTGAACTCGTTCTAGATCTGGTTGATGGGGGAGCGGCGCACATTGCTTCTACTATATCTaaaataaaacaaaaagcaCCCAACATTCTTGTTGAAGCGCTTACTCCCGATTTCGCCACTAAAGGTGTCAAAGCTATCCATACCGTAGCCTCATCGGGGCTGGATGTGTTTGCCCATAATATCGAAACGGTCGAGCGGTGTACACCATTTGTGAGAGACCGACGAGCAGGTTTTGACCAAAGTCTCAAAGTgcttgaagaagcaaagaaagGTGCTACGATGGCCGGCAAGGAGCTTCTAACAAAGAGCAGCATCATGTTGGGAGTGGGcgagatggaagatgaaataaTAGAGACGTTGAGACGTTTGCGACAATCTGAAGTAGATGTGGTCACTTTTGGCCAATATATGCGGCCTACGAAACGGCATATGAAGGTGGACCGATATGTTGAACCAGAGGAATTTGAGCGATGGAAGAACTTAGCCGAGGGCATGGGCTTTCTTTATGTCGCAAGTGGGCCCTTGGTCAGATCGAGCTACAAAGTAAGTACATGTCTATCAATTTCTATCTGACATTGTGTAGGCTGGTGAATTTTTTATCGAGAATGTACTTAAGAAACGACGAGCAGTGGCAGCGGAAAGGGCTGCTTTGGGATTATCAGCACGAACACCGAAAGCGCCGCCAGAGGTCCAAATGTAATTTATATGCATAATCATCTTACACCTCCTGCTTCTGCATTCGCAGACACCCAGCTTGTCGCTCTAGACATCATCCCGGCTGGCGATTGTCGGCCAAAATAGCTAGATGCCTCTCGTTTTAGGGGAGAAGGCGTAGGTAATGTGGATGGTATGAATTCTTTTTCCCCTACAACGGCGCGAGTGACTTCTCTTTGTGCGCGGTTAAAGACACGAAGGCTAAATGCTGCTACTGTCCAGACGCCACCAATCACACCAATCAAACGGATTAGGAATTGATACAGTGTAGTCGTTCTTTCTCGAATCTCTACCGACATGGGTTCGAGATCGtatttgaagaagaggccTGGCACGCCTCCACCATGTTCGAATGACCGAGCGTAGTCTGTGACGGCGTATTGGGAAGTGTCGAGCCTGCGACGACTCGCGTCAATATACGTTGTGGGAACGACACGCAAAAAGTATTGAAATATGGTAAATGCTGAGAGCTATAAGCACATTGTCAAAGAAGTTATTAGACTTACGCTGCTCCGTGATTTCATACGTTTTGTCAAGAGGCTGAGTGATAGCAGGAAAAAATGGTCCAAAGGAAAACTCGTGCATTATGTGCGAGAGATTCATCACTAGAGCTATCAGCCTTTTGCATCAGTGTCAATCTCAGACGTACAATTGTGGTCAGTGTGCTCAAAACTCATATATCCATGGCCAAGGGTCGTGATGTGTAGATTGGCAGTAACCTTTTTCACCTGGACACTTCCATAGATTCTACATGCTGGTCCATCGTCCACCTTCTCATAGGTCGGTCTGTAGGCAGAATACGAGCCGCTCGCAAGGGGCGGGGACTTTTGAAATAACCGTTTGATGCCTGAAAATGAGCCTTTCTGGCTGGGAGTCTGTCGGcgagaggaagagatgactTGAGAGGGCGAAGTAAGAGATGCAGTGTTATGTCTAGGTGTGAGCTTGTTCTACCGGTTGCACTCACTTTATTGATGTTGCTCCGGCAATGTTGAAGTTGGTCTGTACCGTCAGCTTGACCTCGTTCTACGGTAATATCGCTCACCCCGTCCTTGACAAAAGAGTTGCTCAAATGTAATCGATCCCCGACGGCATCGCGCAAGTCAATCGTGAGATCTGCTGTCAGCTATGCACAGCCAGCCCACACGTACAACGACAAGGCATTGCAACGGTCAGATCCACATTCAGCTGCAAATCTTTCTGAACGTCTGAATCTACATGAAATGCAAAGTCTGGCGCTCCATATAGATACTCGCCGAGGTCGTTCTACACATTAGCAATGCCCATTATCATCACTACCTACCAAAACTAACAGAAATATTATCAATCCAACAACAGCAGTGAGCACTCCTCCTCGCCTGGAGTGTATCGTATACGTCGGCTCAACCTATATCGTCCGTCAGGACAATCCAAATGGGCTGTGACTCACTTTAGGGAACGCATCAAAACTCTTTATAGGGGCAATCCTGTCGAGCTCTTCGAGCAACGATATGCCCTCCATCCCGTTCTCGCTACCGTTGTTGACGAGATGTGGTTCGTACATGGTTTTTCAAGTTTCCTTTGTTGCTGTCAAAACAATGAAATAGATAAATGCGAAAAGCGGAGACCTCCACCGGGATCAAAATCCAAAGAGTTATATATACATGCCATTTATTCCTCTACTCCTTACATTCATTCATTCATTCATCATGCTCGCTCCGTTGCTTCGGCGGCAGCGTCTGCATGTCAACAGTGACAAGATTAAGATTATCTGCCGTCAGCGCCGTAGCTGGTTTTCACAACTCACATCCAATATAGTCATGCAGCCAGTCTTCTCTAGGATCGTCCCGTCCAACGTACCGACTAACAATGAGCGAGCATCTGGTGGATTGGACTTACAACATCACTGAGACTGTCAGCTATGCTGCAACGGTATCTTCACTTACAATTCTCCATAATCTTGCCGTTGGGCTGGGAATCAACATATATAAGCTTACGACCGACTTACCAGGTGCAGGTTGTAATACTGCCAGTCAGCATTGGTCATCTCTCAACGACCCACCTTGAGATTGCTAATCCGTCAGCGATTTCCGGCAAGACCCAACTCACTCTATCGGAGGCCATCTCGCGGCGACAAACATATGCAATGTCTCTTCGTTCCGACTGTTCTCTGGAAACCACCATACTGGCCGTCAGCGCTGTACTGCCCACGGTCACCCACGACTTTTGTACCAAAAACACTGAGAGTGTGACGCCGAATGCAGGCGAAAGGCGTGATAGTAGACGTCCCACTGCTCATCGAGGCTGACTGGGTGGTTAGCCTCACTCACTGTATCCAACCCACCTCTCGCCCTTatcgccatcttcaacctcGTTCTCGTTCTCATCACCAGAGATCGGCAACGGTAGCGccttgccttttcctttgcGATTGCTTCTTaccaaagacttttttcGATTCATGTTGCGTGTCgtggaaaagattgaaatgCAAGATTATTTGCGAGCGTGGATCAGCAAAATAATTTGGCGTCGGGGACCACCCATCCAGTGTTGTAATTTAACATGTTATTAATCATTTTTAATAGTTGTaaatagaaagaaagtttTTTTAACTGTGAGCCTGTAGAGTCGCAGAGAATTCCAGTGACAGTAGCTACAGTCAGAGAGATTCGTAGAGCAGACCAAGCTGAGCATTCCAATGCAAGGATTTGAGTGCTATGAATGGATTGTATAAGAGGTATGGAAGAGACTGAGAGGAGAGTACAGAACGAGGACGAATTGCTCTGCAAATCTTGCTGTCACTTGCAGGTAGATCTTCATAGCTCTTAACATAGCAGCTTCGTGATACTCTAAAGATGTGCATGGAGGATACCCTCACATGCCAGCGCAGCGCTCGTCAGCGTCCTACCCAGCCTGACCCCAGCAGACTCTGCTGGGCAAAAACGTCAACGAGATGGGCCATCATTGTATGCTCAGATATACACCCTTTTCGCGCTGGGATATAGCGCGATGGGTACCTAGTGTGAGCGGGgtcaatgaagaagaagaagaagaagataacAAAAGGTGGATATAATTCGAATGCAAaagcggcgatgtccgccaGGCAGAAAAACGTTAAAAGTGATTTAATAAATGAGTTTGTCTACAAACTATGCgtattttgtatttatGTTTTTTCATCTCACTGACCGTTTTTGCGAGAGCAGATGGCTGGACGGCGGCAGATTCATGGAAAGCGTTTAGAGGAGTGGCGGAGTGCCTAACGGATGAAGTCCAGATGGGTGTCGCAGACACCAGCACGACAGCGAGCAAAGCTGAATCCACTGttcaagatacaaaagacGAGTCTGTAGGCTCGCAGGACTTGCTTAGCTTTGaagagtggaagagaatcaagatggaagaggatgagcaGGCGACAGTTAGTCAGGATGTTTCCAGCGAGGACTCTGCGACCCATACGTCAGCCTTGGAAGCATCAAGCATAGCAACAGATATCGAGATAGGATCATCAACAGAGTCTCCCAATAATCTGCCACAAACGATAGCAGATTTTGTCAAGGTTGAATCTACTCAACCGTTGCCCGCAGCGACCCACCACAACAAATACAACTATGCGTCATTGGACTGCTCGGCACGTATTCACTCTTCGTCTCCTCAGACACAACATGCCTCGTCCATTCTTCACAAATCCCGCGACCGTTATATGCTCACGCCAtgcaaggcaaaagaacACTGGGTAGTGGTCGAATTGTGCGACGAGATTCGAATTGAAGCGGTCGAAATTGCCGTCTGGGAATTCTTTAGTAGTGTGGTTCGAGAAGTAAGGGTCAGCGTCGGAggggaagatgaggaagaagaagctgcgAGAGAAAAGGACGAAGGCAAAAGTCATCGGTGGAAAGAGGTAGGGTCGTTTGTCGGCAAAAACATACGCGGTTCCCAGGTCAGTCTTATTCGCAACGTCTGAGCTTATACGTGTCTAGACATTCACTCTATTTCaaccaacatcttttcatcgTTTCATCCGTCTTGATTTTCCCACGTTTTTCGGAACAGAATATTATTGCCCCGTGTCTTCCCTCAAAGTGTATGGAATGAACCAAATGGAGGCGTTTAAATGGGAGCAGAAAAAGTTAAACGCTGCCgtaaaggaaaaagacaga carries:
- a CDS encoding lipoyl synthase, mitochondrial, coding for MSTSIVATVEPPKPKKRHEKLEDGLTFDDFLTGDVPSEQERVVLGNTKQPRLPSFLKHPIPTGASYNGIKKDLRGLGLHTVCEEAKCPNIGECWGGGKGNATATIMLMGDQCTRGCRFCSVKTSKAPPPLDVHEPENTAEAISRWGLGYIVLTSVDRDDLVDGGAAHIASTISKIKQKAPNILVEALTPDFATKGVKAIHTVASSGLDVFAHNIETVERCTPFVRDRRAGFDQSLKVLEEAKKGATMAGKELLTKSSIMLGVGEMEDEIIETLRRLRQSEVDVVTFGQYMRPTKRHMKVDRYVEPEEFERWKNLAEGMGFLYVASGPLAGEFFIENVLKKRRAVAAERAALGLSARTPKAPPEVQM